One genomic region from uncultured Cohaesibacter sp. encodes:
- a CDS encoding alpha-D-glucose phosphate-specific phosphoglucomutase: MKIDTIACQPIAGQKPGTSGLRKKTRVFMEPGYLENFIQSVFNAIDGAEGKCFVVGGDGRYFNRQAIQTILKMAAANGAAKVIVGQNGLLSTPAASNLIRKNKTNGGLILSASHNPGGIDEDFGVKYNVSNGGPAPEGVTEAIYDQTCSLSEYKIADAPMVDLASIGESKMGDMTIQVVDPVKDYKELMASLFDFVHIRNLFAGGFTMVFDAMHAVTGPYAKAILEGALGAPEGTVINATPSEDFGGGHPDPNPVWAKSLMDLMMSANAPCFGAASDGDGDRNMIIGRHAYVTPSDSLALLAANAHYAPAYRDGLSGIARSMPTSAACDRVAAKMHIGIYETPTGWKFFGNLLDADKVTICGEESAGTGSNHVREKDGLWAVLLWLNILAERREPVKDILLDHWMTFGRDYYSRYDYEAIPTDAANNLIDGLRAQLDSLPGKSFAGLAVTKADEFAYNDPVDGSVSTGQGLRVWFEGGARTVFRLSGTGTEGATLRVYLEQYVDSHGDHSLDPQVALKGVVAAMLELTDLANSIGRSEPNVIT, translated from the coding sequence ATGAAAATCGATACCATTGCCTGCCAACCCATCGCAGGGCAGAAACCCGGCACCTCCGGACTTCGCAAGAAGACCCGGGTGTTCATGGAGCCGGGATATCTTGAGAATTTCATCCAATCGGTGTTCAACGCCATCGATGGAGCAGAAGGCAAGTGCTTCGTCGTGGGAGGCGATGGCCGATATTTCAACCGTCAGGCCATTCAGACAATCCTGAAGATGGCAGCAGCCAATGGCGCGGCGAAGGTCATTGTCGGGCAGAACGGCCTGCTCTCGACGCCCGCAGCCTCGAACCTCATTCGCAAGAACAAGACCAATGGAGGTCTCATTCTGTCAGCCAGCCACAACCCCGGCGGCATCGATGAAGACTTCGGCGTCAAATACAACGTTTCCAACGGCGGTCCGGCACCGGAAGGCGTCACCGAAGCGATCTATGATCAGACCTGTTCGCTGAGCGAGTATAAAATTGCTGATGCGCCCATGGTGGATCTGGCTTCGATTGGCGAAAGCAAGATGGGCGATATGACCATTCAGGTCGTTGATCCGGTGAAAGACTACAAGGAGCTTATGGCCTCCCTGTTCGACTTCGTGCACATTCGCAACCTGTTTGCCGGTGGCTTCACCATGGTGTTCGACGCCATGCACGCGGTCACGGGTCCCTATGCCAAGGCGATCCTTGAAGGGGCACTTGGCGCGCCCGAAGGCACCGTCATCAATGCCACCCCGAGCGAAGACTTCGGCGGCGGTCATCCCGACCCCAACCCGGTCTGGGCCAAGAGCCTGATGGATCTGATGATGTCGGCCAATGCGCCCTGTTTTGGCGCCGCCTCGGATGGTGATGGCGACCGCAACATGATCATCGGACGTCATGCCTATGTCACTCCGTCGGACAGTCTGGCGCTTCTGGCGGCCAACGCCCACTACGCTCCGGCCTATCGTGATGGCCTGTCGGGCATCGCCCGGTCCATGCCGACGAGCGCGGCCTGTGACAGGGTTGCCGCGAAGATGCATATCGGAATCTATGAGACCCCGACGGGCTGGAAATTTTTCGGCAACCTTCTTGATGCGGACAAGGTTACGATCTGTGGTGAGGAAAGCGCGGGCACCGGCTCCAACCATGTTCGCGAGAAGGACGGTCTGTGGGCGGTTCTCCTTTGGCTCAACATCCTTGCGGAGCGGCGTGAGCCGGTGAAAGACATCCTTCTCGATCACTGGATGACCTTTGGTCGCGATTATTATTCTCGCTATGACTATGAAGCGATCCCGACCGATGCGGCCAACAATCTGATCGACGGGTTGCGCGCCCAGCTCGACAGTCTGCCGGGCAAGAGCTTTGCCGGTCTTGCCGTGACCAAGGCAGATGAGTTCGCCTATAATGACCCGGTCGATGGTTCGGTCAGCACGGGACAAGGCCTCAGGGTCTGGTTCGAAGGCGGGGCGCGGACCGTATTCCGTCTGTCCGGCACCGGCACAGAAGGAGCAACCTTGCGCGTCTATCTCGAGCAATATGTGGATTCACACGGCGATCACAGCCTTGACCCGCAAGTCGCGCTCAAGGGCGTTGTTGCCGCCATGCTCGAGCTCACGGACCTTGCCAATAGCATCGGGCGCAGCGAGCCAAACGTCATCACCTGA
- a CDS encoding EamA family transporter — MKTNQTILAFALLATATLAWSGNIVIGRAVRSDLPPLGMSFWRWALCCGVLLFFTAPKFKTNWPVIKREWKLLTAMSALGIAAFNPLQYQALHTTTAINVTLILATSPAFISLFSVIFLKDRIGWAQIAGIIVSFVGVAIVITHGNLERLLEVTFTVGDIWMVAAALVWAGYSITVKMRPDTLDPLVMLTLITGAGAVMLLPLYVWESLTIKAMPVTPLSMMTVAYITFIASLLAYASYNKGVSLIGPAKAGISIHLMPGWVAILAVAFLGERLQGYHILGIAFIGLGILLNSRRVR, encoded by the coding sequence ATGAAGACCAATCAGACCATTCTCGCCTTTGCCCTTCTTGCCACCGCAACCCTGGCCTGGAGCGGCAATATCGTCATCGGACGCGCCGTGCGAAGTGATCTGCCACCGTTGGGCATGTCCTTCTGGCGCTGGGCGTTGTGCTGTGGCGTCCTGTTGTTCTTCACCGCGCCGAAATTCAAGACCAACTGGCCGGTGATCAAACGGGAATGGAAGCTGCTGACGGCCATGTCGGCTCTTGGCATTGCCGCCTTCAACCCACTGCAATATCAGGCGCTTCATACGACGACCGCCATCAACGTCACGCTCATTCTGGCGACAAGTCCGGCCTTCATTTCGCTGTTTTCGGTCATTTTCCTCAAGGATCGCATCGGCTGGGCGCAGATCGCGGGCATCATCGTGTCCTTTGTTGGCGTGGCGATCGTCATCACCCACGGCAATCTGGAACGGCTGCTTGAGGTGACCTTCACGGTCGGTGACATCTGGATGGTGGCGGCGGCTCTGGTCTGGGCTGGCTATTCGATCACCGTGAAGATGCGCCCTGACACCCTCGACCCGCTCGTCATGCTGACCCTGATCACCGGCGCGGGGGCCGTCATGCTTTTGCCGCTCTATGTCTGGGAAAGCCTGACGATCAAGGCTATGCCGGTGACGCCCCTCTCGATGATGACCGTTGCCTATATCACCTTCATTGCCTCGCTGCTGGCCTACGCGAGCTACAACAAGGGTGTCAGTCTGATCGGACCGGCCAAGGCCGGTATTTCCATTCATCTGATGCCCGGCTGGGTGGCCATTCTCGCCGTGGCGTTCCTTGGCGAGCGGTTGCAAGGCTATCATATCCTAGGCATCGCTTTTATCGGGCTTGGCATCCTGCTCAACAGCCGCCGCGTGCGCTGA
- a CDS encoding alpha/beta hydrolase: protein MSTSASSHALRLSSYKDRLFRYPDVLESRYGGDLVRVDYKAQRDINDRDELPVKKVKSYYISFKPNSSQATFDYSVNGRALKYEAVGKTAGGADIIVVYLHGKGGNRHQGVDDWSFGGNFNRIKNLMVRNNGLYISPDFSDFGDRGGQEIKALIASQKARSPGAAVFVACGSMGGEICWQILADANAASMVDGLLLLGVARNDTLFSSAAFQSTGASIPLFIGHGTWDSAFPWKGQLDFFETVKTLKPTYPIRLAIFETGKHGTPIRMLDWRDTLNWMLSLKN, encoded by the coding sequence GTGTCGACATCGGCGTCAAGTCACGCCCTTCGTCTATCCTCCTACAAGGACCGCCTGTTCCGCTATCCGGACGTGCTCGAAAGCCGCTATGGTGGCGACCTCGTTCGGGTCGACTACAAGGCGCAGCGCGACATCAATGATCGGGACGAGCTGCCGGTCAAGAAGGTGAAAAGCTATTACATCTCCTTCAAACCGAACAGCAGTCAGGCCACGTTTGACTACAGCGTCAATGGACGTGCCCTCAAATATGAGGCCGTCGGCAAGACCGCAGGTGGCGCTGATATCATCGTCGTCTATCTGCACGGCAAAGGCGGCAACCGGCATCAGGGGGTGGATGACTGGTCCTTCGGCGGCAATTTCAACCGAATCAAGAACCTGATGGTGCGCAACAACGGGCTCTATATCTCGCCGGACTTCTCAGACTTTGGCGATCGTGGTGGCCAAGAGATCAAGGCCCTGATCGCCAGCCAGAAAGCCCGCTCACCCGGCGCGGCTGTGTTTGTCGCCTGCGGTTCGATGGGCGGTGAAATCTGCTGGCAGATTCTGGCCGATGCCAATGCTGCGTCTATGGTTGATGGGCTGTTGCTGCTTGGCGTTGCCCGCAATGACACGCTTTTCTCCTCCGCAGCCTTCCAGTCGACAGGGGCCTCCATACCACTGTTCATCGGTCATGGCACATGGGACAGCGCTTTTCCGTGGAAGGGACAGCTCGACTTTTTCGAGACGGTCAAGACACTCAAGCCAACCTATCCGATCAGGCTCGCAATCTTCGAGACTGGCAAGCATGGCACACCGATCCGGATGCTGGATTGGCGCGACACGCTGAACTGGATGCTGTCGCTCAAAAACTAG
- a CDS encoding MATE family efflux transporter, with the protein MTNTSPPQDLFDRGTPSILRLAGYLSVSGLLATSAILIDANMVAPVGDETLAGLGLCAGLYGIFMALLFGLGSAAQILLTRAYGAGDMALFYRRLFRILALGLGLSLILVLLFRFNINFLVDHLATTSGVGFAAKRYLELMVYGLPISFVAYLLSLSFDVRRQATRELKGYAIELPLNIILNALLIYGWFGAPELGVQGAAVATLISQGARLVYLIVLTLADFHQNGDRTASAEQVADRSILIPVTFNVASLIVGSQGYNLMFSQLPYLSFAALALMVPWLSVSNVLGRAVALSATISCADLPPESDRLKQSVGAILKALRILAPRLALIFVGVTLVVGGVSWHISGAVRLNFMLLIPFAGCLVVIRTASVTIGAILRATGWPRWVTRVQVGLQWGFGLPLLLLLSLLYELPLYVAFGVLLLEESIRAGIMWRKLNRSIDIRISS; encoded by the coding sequence GTGACCAACACTTCCCCTCCTCAAGACCTGTTTGATCGCGGCACGCCCTCCATCCTTCGGCTGGCTGGATATCTGTCCGTTTCCGGGTTGCTGGCAACCTCGGCCATTCTGATCGACGCCAACATGGTTGCGCCCGTGGGAGACGAGACCCTTGCCGGTCTCGGCCTGTGCGCGGGTCTCTATGGGATCTTCATGGCGCTGCTCTTCGGCCTCGGCTCGGCGGCACAGATCCTGCTGACGCGGGCCTATGGCGCTGGCGACATGGCTCTCTTCTATCGACGGCTGTTCCGCATTCTGGCCCTTGGCCTCGGACTGAGCCTCATCCTCGTCTTGCTGTTCCGCTTCAATATCAATTTTCTTGTCGATCATCTCGCCACCACGTCTGGCGTCGGCTTTGCGGCCAAGCGCTATCTGGAGCTGATGGTCTATGGCCTACCGATCAGCTTTGTCGCCTATCTCCTCTCCCTGTCCTTCGATGTGAGGCGTCAGGCCACGCGAGAGCTCAAGGGCTATGCCATTGAATTGCCTCTCAACATCATCCTCAATGCGCTTCTGATCTACGGCTGGTTTGGCGCACCGGAACTGGGTGTTCAGGGCGCTGCGGTTGCCACGCTGATCAGTCAGGGTGCGCGCCTTGTCTATCTGATCGTGCTGACCTTGGCCGACTTTCATCAGAACGGCGACAGAACCGCCTCGGCCGAGCAAGTTGCGGATCGCTCCATTCTCATTCCGGTGACCTTCAACGTCGCCTCGCTGATTGTCGGCTCGCAGGGCTATAACCTGATGTTCTCGCAGTTGCCCTATCTTTCTTTTGCGGCACTGGCGCTGATGGTTCCGTGGCTGTCGGTCTCGAATGTTCTGGGGCGAGCGGTGGCGCTCTCGGCAACGATCTCCTGTGCCGATCTACCGCCTGAGAGCGACAGGCTGAAGCAAAGCGTCGGGGCGATCCTCAAGGCCCTCAGAATTCTGGCCCCCCGGCTTGCGCTCATCTTTGTTGGTGTCACCCTCGTCGTGGGTGGCGTCAGCTGGCACATTTCCGGGGCGGTTCGGCTCAATTTCATGCTGCTCATCCCCTTTGCCGGGTGCCTTGTGGTCATCCGCACGGCGTCCGTAACCATTGGTGCCATTCTCAGAGCGACCGGCTGGCCACGCTGGGTGACACGGGTTCAGGTGGGGCTGCAATGGGGGTTCGGTCTGCCGCTGCTTTTGCTCTTGAGCCTTTTGTACGAGCTTCCGCTTTATGTTGCCTTTGGCGTGCTTTTGCTTGAAGAAAGCATCAGAGCAGGTATCATGTGGCGCAAATTGAACCGCTCCATCGACATCCGGATTTCTTCATGA
- a CDS encoding LysE family transporter, whose product MDFLLAVLLVWALAVVSPGPNFFLILRYSLIGRRSEALLAALGIAGGTFVWGVAGWLGIASLFKSFPELFMGIKLLGAAYLVFVGVKMLRAAIINRYAASITPEDSPPSLIRAFRSGAITNLSNPKTALFVSALFAAAMPEGISVWLGLGGALTMVAISIFWYGMVAFALTTPAVSRRAMHLRRWIDAFAGAAFLLFAGKLALSRG is encoded by the coding sequence ATGGATTTCCTTCTCGCCGTTTTGCTGGTTTGGGCACTCGCAGTTGTTTCACCGGGACCGAACTTCTTCCTCATCCTGCGCTACAGCCTCATCGGGCGGCGCAGCGAAGCCCTTTTAGCTGCGCTTGGCATTGCAGGCGGCACTTTCGTCTGGGGCGTCGCCGGATGGCTCGGGATCGCTTCTCTATTCAAGAGCTTCCCTGAACTCTTCATGGGCATCAAACTGCTGGGCGCGGCCTATCTGGTCTTTGTCGGCGTCAAGATGCTTCGTGCGGCCATCATCAATCGCTACGCCGCAAGCATCACGCCCGAGGATAGCCCCCCTTCCCTCATCCGCGCCTTCCGCTCCGGTGCGATCACCAACCTGAGCAATCCCAAGACCGCCCTCTTCGTCTCGGCCCTGTTTGCTGCCGCGATGCCCGAGGGCATTTCCGTCTGGCTCGGCCTTGGCGGTGCGCTGACGATGGTGGCGATTTCCATTTTCTGGTACGGGATGGTGGCATTCGCTCTGACGACCCCGGCGGTATCCCGCCGCGCCATGCATCTGCGTCGCTGGATCGATGCCTTTGCGGGCGCTGCGTTCCTGCTGTTCGCCGGAAAGCTGGCGCTTTCGCGCGGCTAA
- the nqrM gene encoding (Na+)-NQR maturation NqrM → METFLIAFVAFLVVLSGMAVGVMFKRKPIAGSCGGLNAISDADHCLICGSAVDKDSPLKERLNGECPRKKAMREKLEREALEGHSAKA, encoded by the coding sequence ATGGAAACCTTTCTGATCGCATTCGTCGCCTTTTTGGTGGTCCTGTCCGGCATGGCTGTCGGCGTGATGTTCAAACGCAAGCCGATTGCTGGCTCCTGTGGCGGACTGAATGCCATTTCCGACGCAGACCATTGCCTGATTTGCGGCTCGGCCGTTGACAAGGACAGCCCCCTGAAAGAGCGCCTCAATGGCGAATGCCCGCGCAAGAAGGCCATGCGCGAAAAACTTGAGCGAGAAGCGCTGGAGGGCCATTCGGCCAAAGCCTGA
- a CDS encoding FAD:protein FMN transferase yields MRALAAFAFLAVFVSLSGCDLLTEQTDEYVLRGNTMGTSYTIKALHARGKVDEEALYQDIKKTLDEANDKLNNWTDDSEISRFNASTTTNWQEISPPFLEVLQEASRINKQSGGRFDITLSPLIDMWGFGPSDRQNPPSEVEIKAALNNVGQADLLEIRDTPAGVRKKKAPVSINLGAIAKGYSADLIGRTLEKHGISNYLVEIGGDLFAHGHNDYGVPWRVGIEKPDEKGRSVQLIVSVLDMGMATSGDYRNFYLDDEGRRMSHIIDPVTGRPVTHNLASVTVLAPTGMRADGLATALLVLGEKAGRELANKLKIPAYFITREADGFATSSSEAFEALMAAKN; encoded by the coding sequence ATGCGCGCGCTCGCCGCTTTTGCCTTTCTTGCCGTTTTCGTTAGCCTTTCCGGTTGCGACCTGCTTACAGAACAAACCGATGAATATGTGTTGCGCGGCAACACAATGGGAACTAGCTACACAATCAAGGCACTGCACGCGCGTGGCAAGGTGGACGAGGAAGCGCTTTATCAGGATATCAAAAAGACTCTCGATGAAGCAAATGACAAACTGAACAATTGGACCGATGACTCGGAAATTTCTCGGTTCAATGCGAGTACGACGACCAATTGGCAGGAAATTTCGCCACCGTTCCTAGAAGTACTCCAAGAAGCGTCCCGGATCAACAAACAGAGTGGCGGGCGATTCGACATTACATTGTCGCCACTTATCGACATGTGGGGCTTTGGCCCGAGTGACCGGCAAAACCCTCCGAGCGAAGTGGAAATCAAAGCCGCACTCAACAATGTCGGTCAGGCAGACCTGCTCGAAATCAGGGACACACCTGCAGGTGTTCGCAAGAAGAAGGCCCCGGTTTCGATCAACCTCGGGGCCATTGCCAAGGGATATAGCGCGGATTTGATCGGGCGCACCCTTGAGAAACATGGCATTTCGAATTATCTGGTTGAGATAGGTGGCGACCTTTTTGCCCACGGGCACAATGACTATGGTGTTCCCTGGCGGGTTGGCATAGAAAAGCCGGATGAAAAGGGTCGCTCGGTGCAGCTGATCGTTTCCGTGCTCGACATGGGCATGGCGACCTCTGGCGACTATCGCAACTTCTACCTCGATGACGAGGGGCGGCGGATGTCCCACATCATCGATCCGGTGACCGGACGCCCGGTCACGCACAATCTGGCATCCGTGACCGTTCTGGCTCCGACCGGGATGCGCGCCGATGGTCTGGCAACCGCGTTGCTGGTGCTGGGTGAGAAGGCTGGCAGGGAGCTGGCAAATAAATTAAAGATTCCCGCCTATTTTATCACGCGGGAAGCTGACGGATTTGCCACATCGAGCAGCGAGGCTTTCGAAGCGCTGATGGCGGCAAAGAACTGA
- a CDS encoding Na(+)-translocating NADH-quinone reductase subunit A, producing MKLKKGLDLPILGAPVQTIHEGPKITKVALNGRDFIGLKPKMLVAEGDKVKKGQPLFLHKASEDVMYVAPGGGTISALNRGARRVLESIVISLDESEDEITFEASAFDQLSTLPRENVQKRLYESGQWTFFKTRPYSYVPLQDTVPHSIFVTAMDTDPLAADPKVIIAENAAAFGAGVDVISRLTDGHVYVCHAPDAKMPGVTAETVVFETFEGPHPAGLAGTHIHYLDPVSSAKTVWSISYADVIAIGNLFTTGKLDTDRTIAICGPLATNPRLVKTRVGASTDELTAGEAEVGIDCRVISGSVLSGVHAHDQFAYLSRSARQITLIEEDTKQRLLGWVNASTNNWSFTNVHLSSLFAKDKKFAFGSNQRGGRRAMVPFGSYEQVVPLDILPTQLLRALLTLDTDLSQKLGALELDEEDLALCTFICHSKYEYGEALRANLAKIEKEG from the coding sequence ATGAAGCTAAAAAAAGGATTGGACTTGCCGATACTCGGCGCTCCTGTCCAGACCATTCATGAAGGGCCAAAAATCACCAAAGTGGCTTTGAATGGTCGGGACTTCATCGGCCTCAAACCCAAGATGCTGGTCGCAGAAGGGGATAAGGTCAAGAAGGGTCAACCTCTCTTTTTGCACAAGGCTTCTGAGGATGTGATGTATGTCGCGCCCGGTGGCGGTACAATCAGTGCCCTGAACCGAGGTGCCCGCCGTGTGCTCGAAAGCATTGTGATTTCGCTTGATGAGAGTGAAGATGAAATCACATTCGAGGCCTCCGCGTTTGACCAGCTGAGCACTCTGCCTCGTGAGAATGTTCAGAAACGCCTTTATGAAAGCGGCCAGTGGACCTTCTTCAAGACCCGGCCCTACTCATACGTTCCACTTCAGGACACCGTTCCCCACTCCATCTTTGTAACGGCCATGGACACCGACCCGCTTGCAGCGGACCCGAAGGTGATCATCGCCGAGAATGCCGCAGCCTTCGGCGCCGGTGTGGATGTGATTTCCCGTCTGACCGATGGTCATGTCTATGTCTGCCATGCTCCGGACGCCAAGATGCCGGGCGTGACTGCCGAAACGGTGGTGTTCGAAACCTTTGAGGGCCCTCATCCTGCGGGTCTCGCCGGTACGCACATCCATTACCTTGATCCCGTCAGCTCCGCTAAGACCGTCTGGTCGATTTCCTACGCTGACGTCATCGCGATCGGCAATCTCTTCACCACCGGCAAGTTGGACACCGACCGCACGATCGCCATTTGCGGTCCGCTGGCGACCAACCCGCGTCTGGTGAAGACCCGCGTCGGTGCCTCGACGGACGAGTTGACCGCAGGCGAAGCCGAAGTCGGCATCGACTGCCGTGTTATTTCCGGCTCCGTTCTGTCGGGTGTCCATGCTCATGACCAGTTCGCCTATCTTTCGCGCTCTGCACGGCAGATCACGCTGATCGAGGAAGACACAAAACAGCGCCTTCTGGGCTGGGTGAATGCTTCGACCAACAACTGGTCCTTCACCAATGTGCATTTGTCCTCATTGTTCGCGAAAGACAAGAAGTTCGCATTCGGTTCGAACCAGCGTGGTGGCCGCCGTGCGATGGTGCCATTTGGGTCCTACGAGCAAGTGGTTCCTCTGGACATTCTGCCAACCCAGCTGCTTCGTGCCCTGCTGACGTTGGACACGGACCTGTCCCAGAAGCTTGGCGCGTTGGAACTGGATGAAGAGGATCTTGCTCTGTGTACCTTCATCTGTCACTCGAAATATGAGTATGGCGAAGCCTTGCGCGCCAATCTCGCGAAAATCGAAAAAGAGGGCTAA
- a CDS encoding NADH:ubiquinone reductase (Na(+)-transporting) subunit B yields MGLRSFFDSIEPHFHKGGKLEKYFAIYEMVESFIYTPKFVTRAAPHARDDIDLKRVMSYVVLATFPCVLMALYNTGYQTNMALSQLGITDVPGWRAWILSAVGIGFNPDNIFANVMHGLLYFLPVYIITLAAGGIVEVIFAIVRGHEINEGFFVTSMLYALIMPASTPLWMVALGIIFGVVMGKEVFGGTGKNFLNPALVGRAFLYFAYPAAMSGDAIWTPVDGFSGATALGVAAAQGHQALSSIDLSWWDAFVGIMQGSLGETSALACLIGGVFLVYTKIANWRLILGCVVGTAGFSLLLNFIGSDSNPMFAMPFWWHMVLGGWAFGLVFMVTEPVSAAHTNAGRFWYGVLIGFMVIMIRVINPAFPEGMMLAILFGNIFAPLIDYVVVRANIKRRAARNA; encoded by the coding sequence TTGGGTCTGCGCAGTTTTTTCGACAGCATCGAGCCGCATTTCCATAAAGGCGGCAAGCTGGAAAAGTACTTTGCCATCTACGAGATGGTGGAGTCCTTCATCTATACGCCCAAGTTCGTAACACGCGCCGCGCCTCACGCGCGCGACGATATCGACTTGAAGCGTGTCATGTCCTACGTCGTTCTGGCCACATTCCCATGTGTGCTGATGGCTCTTTATAATACCGGCTATCAGACCAACATGGCTCTGTCCCAGCTCGGCATCACCGACGTTCCCGGCTGGCGGGCATGGATCCTTTCCGCGGTTGGTATCGGGTTCAACCCGGACAATATCTTTGCCAACGTCATGCACGGACTGCTCTACTTCCTGCCGGTCTATATCATTACCCTGGCAGCTGGCGGCATCGTCGAAGTGATCTTCGCCATCGTGCGTGGTCATGAGATCAACGAAGGCTTCTTCGTGACCTCCATGCTCTATGCGTTGATCATGCCAGCCTCCACGCCGCTCTGGATGGTTGCTCTTGGCATCATCTTCGGCGTTGTCATGGGCAAGGAAGTGTTCGGTGGGACAGGCAAGAACTTCCTCAACCCGGCGCTTGTCGGTCGTGCCTTCCTCTATTTCGCCTATCCGGCAGCGATGTCCGGTGACGCGATCTGGACCCCGGTCGATGGTTTCTCCGGCGCAACCGCCCTCGGGGTTGCTGCAGCACAGGGCCATCAGGCACTGAGCAGCATCGATCTGAGCTGGTGGGATGCCTTTGTCGGCATCATGCAGGGCTCCCTTGGTGAAACCTCTGCACTGGCCTGCCTTATTGGTGGCGTCTTCCTCGTCTACACCAAGATCGCCAACTGGCGCCTCATCCTTGGCTGTGTCGTGGGTACCGCCGGCTTCTCCCTGCTGTTGAACTTTATCGGATCCGATTCCAACCCGATGTTCGCAATGCCCTTCTGGTGGCATATGGTTCTCGGCGGCTGGGCATTCGGTCTGGTGTTCATGGTGACCGAGCCTGTCTCCGCCGCGCACACCAACGCCGGTCGCTTCTGGTACGGTGTTCTGATCGGCTTCATGGTGATCATGATCCGCGTGATCAACCCGGCTTTCCCGGAAGGCATGATGCTCGCCATCCTGTTCGGTAACATTTTCGCACCGCTCATCGACTATGTCGTCGTGCGTGCCAACATCAAGCGGAGGGCTGCTCGCAATGCCTGA
- a CDS encoding Na(+)-translocating NADH-quinone reductase subunit C: MPEASEKKLGPWGRFLAMPADNPVKTVIVAVGLCLFCSMIVSAAAVALKPVQEQNKVLDKRRNILEVAGLYQPGINVNTTFTEKVEPRLVDIETGKFSDAADPATYDQRVAAKDPSMSVALDDDPAGIGRQAKLAAVYLVRNDAGEIDKIILPVHGYGLWSTLYGFVALKADGNEVAGFQFYEHAETPGLGAEVDNPRWKAQWPGKKIYGEDGDVQITVSKTPASGDMAQYHIDSLAGATLTSRGVDNLVHFWMGEQGFKRFLDNLKEGTV; the protein is encoded by the coding sequence ATGCCTGAGGCATCTGAAAAGAAACTCGGACCTTGGGGACGTTTTCTGGCCATGCCAGCCGACAACCCCGTCAAAACGGTCATCGTTGCCGTGGGCCTGTGTCTGTTCTGCTCCATGATCGTTTCGGCAGCAGCCGTTGCTCTGAAACCGGTTCAGGAACAGAACAAGGTTCTCGACAAGCGCCGGAATATTCTCGAAGTGGCTGGCCTCTACCAGCCCGGCATCAACGTCAACACGACCTTCACGGAAAAAGTGGAGCCGCGCCTCGTTGATATCGAAACCGGCAAGTTTTCCGACGCCGCTGACCCGGCAACCTATGACCAGCGCGTTGCGGCCAAGGATCCGTCCATGTCCGTTGCGCTGGACGATGACCCGGCAGGTATCGGTCGTCAGGCCAAACTGGCTGCCGTCTATCTGGTTCGCAATGATGCTGGCGAGATCGACAAGATCATCCTGCCGGTTCATGGCTATGGACTGTGGTCGACCCTCTATGGCTTCGTGGCGCTGAAAGCAGACGGCAATGAAGTGGCCGGCTTCCAGTTTTATGAACATGCCGAGACCCCGGGCCTTGGTGCCGAAGTCGATAACCCGCGCTGGAAGGCCCAGTGGCCGGGCAAGAAAATCTACGGTGAAGATGGCGATGTTCAGATCACTGTATCCAAGACGCCCGCTTCCGGCGATATGGCCCAGTACCATATCGACAGTCTGGCTGGCGCAACCCTGACAAGCCGTGGCGTTGATAACCTTGTCCATTTCTGGATGGGCGAACAGGGCTTCAAGCGCTTCCTTGATAACCTCAAAGAAGGGACGGTCTGA
- a CDS encoding NADH:ubiquinone reductase (Na(+)-transporting) subunit D: MSEPSRKEMLIDPLVDNNPITLQVLGICSALAVTSSLKVAFVMALSVTLVTAFSNLFISIIRNHIPNNIRIIVQMIIIASLVILVDQVLKAYAFEISKTLSVFVGLIITNCIVMGRAEAYAMKNPPVASFLDGIGNGLGYSLILMMVGVIRELFGAGALFGITILPTVNNGGWYVPNGLLLLPPSAFFIIGLIIWAFRTWKPKQVEARDFKIIEQEGGH, from the coding sequence ATGTCTGAGCCAAGCAGAAAAGAAATGCTGATCGACCCGTTGGTCGATAACAACCCCATCACTTTACAGGTTCTGGGCATTTGCTCGGCCCTAGCCGTGACATCCTCCCTCAAAGTCGCGTTTGTGATGGCCTTGTCTGTGACGCTGGTGACCGCGTTCTCGAACCTGTTCATTTCGATCATCCGCAACCATATTCCCAACAACATCCGCATCATCGTGCAGATGATCATCATTGCGTCCTTGGTGATCCTGGTCGATCAGGTCCTGAAGGCCTATGCCTTCGAGATTTCGAAAACCCTGTCGGTTTTCGTTGGCCTGATCATTACCAACTGTATCGTGATGGGACGTGCTGAAGCCTATGCCATGAAGAACCCGCCAGTGGCGAGTTTCCTCGACGGGATCGGCAACGGTTTGGGCTACTCGCTGATCCTGATGATGGTTGGTGTCATTCGTGAGCTGTTCGGAGCAGGCGCTCTGTTCGGGATCACTATCCTGCCGACTGTGAACAACGGTGGCTGGTATGTGCCGAATGGTCTGCTGCTTCTTCCGCCAAGTGCCTTCTTCATCATCGGCCTGATCATCTGGGCCTTCCGCACCTGGAAACCGAAACAGGTTGAAGCACGCGACTTCAAGATCATTGAACAAGAAGGGGGCCACTGA